The Cucumis melo cultivar AY chromosome 6, USDA_Cmelo_AY_1.0, whole genome shotgun sequence genome includes a region encoding these proteins:
- the LOC103483205 gene encoding putative anthocyanidin reductase isoform X3 — MNKLKRKVVRFKSRTKKEEKCQVATECVLPEGQGYVAASLIKKLLQNGHIVHTTLRNLDDESKVGVLKSLPNATNNLVLFEADIYKPHQFEAAITGTNFVFHIATPLHHTHGTQFGSTTEASVTATKMIAKFCAESGTVRRLIYTASVVSMSPMKDDGSGFKELFDESCWTPLNLSYPFSDSFVLGYMESKTITEKELLKFGESEESERLEVVSLVCGVIAGESPHLSLALSTLSTMAVLSQFIDDAQSMADSCVLVPSCLLQILPITTVFTILN, encoded by the exons ATGAATAAATTAAAGAGAAAAGTTGTAAGGTTCAAAAGCCGAacgaagaaagaagaaaaatgtcAGGTTGCTACAGAGTGTGTGTTACCGGAGGGTCAGGGCTATGTAGCTGCTTCCCTCATTAAAAAACTTCTTCAAAACGGCCATATCGTCCATACAACTCTTCGAAACTTAG aTGATGAATCAAAGGTTGGGGTTTTAAAGAGCCTCCCAAATGCAACCAATAATTTGGTGTTGTTTGAAGCCGATATTTACAAACCCCATCAATTTGAAGCTGCCATTACAGGCACTAACTTTGTTTTCCATATCGCTACTCCTTTACACCACACTCATGGAACTCAG TTTGGGAGCACCACAGAAGCATCAGTTACAGCGACGAAGATGATAGCCAAATTTTGCGCGGAATCAGGAACGGTGAGGCGGTTGATCTACACGGCCTCTGTGGTGTCGATGTCGCCGATGAAGGACGACGGGAGTGGTTTCAAGGAGTTGTTTGATGAAAGCTGTTGGACGCCTCTTAATCTTTCCTATCCTTTCTCTGACTCATTTGTATTG GGATACATGGAATCAAAGACGATAACAGAAAAAGAGTTGCTTAAGTTTGGGGAGAGCGAGGAATCGGAAAGGTTGGAAGTGGTTTCGTTGGTGTGCGGCGTCATTGCTGGGGAGTCTCCTCATCTTTCTCTTGCTCTAAGCACGCTAAGCACCATGGCCGTATTATCTCAGTTCATTGACGATG CTCAATCGATGGCAGATTCTTGTGTGCTAGTTCCTTCTTGTCTTCTTCAGATATTGCCAATTACTACCGTCTTCACCATCCTCAATTGA
- the LOC103483203 gene encoding putative anthocyanidin reductase — MAVSSSSGCLRVCVTGRGSGYVASSFIKKLLLNGHIVHATLRNLDDESKIGILKRLPNATTNLVLFKADIYEPHEFEAAIRGCHIVFHVATPLHHTHATQYSDVTEASVAAAKMIAKLCVELGTVRRLIYTASLVSMSPMKDDGSGFKDVLDENCWTPLKLSYPFSNSTVVGYVDSKTATEKELLKFGESEESMKLEVVTLACGLIAGDTLHPSPAATTTVTFSQFIDESEPFKLLRFLEELDGKVPLVHIDDVCEAHIFCMEQTSIHGRFLCATSFLSSPEIANYYHLHHSHLQQKHGKLDEVAKRNIKMNSKKLIERGFIYKYDGDMILEDVFHCCKNQFLG, encoded by the exons atggcAGTGTCGTCGTCGTCCGGTTGCTTGAGAGTGTGCGTTACAGGACGTGGCTCCGGCTACGTCGCTTCTTCCTTCATCAAAAAGCTTCTCCTAAACGGCCACATAGTTCATGCAACTCTTCGCAACTTAG aTGATGAATCGAAAATAGGGATTTTGAAGAGGCTCCCAAATGCAACTACTAATTTGGTGTTGTTTAAAGCCGACATTTATGAACCTCATGAGTTTGAAGCTGCCATCCGAGGCTGTCACATCGTTTTTCATGTCGCTACTCCTTTACACCACACTCATGCAACTCAG TACAGCGATGTGACAGAAGCATCGGTTGCGGCGGCAAAGATGATAGCGAAATTGTGTGTGGAATTGGGAACGGTTAGGCGGCTGATCTACACAGCCTCTCTCGTGTCGATGTCGCCGATGAAAGACGACGGCAGTGGTTTTAAGGACGTCCTTGACGAAAACTGTTGGACGCCTCTCAAGCTTTCCTATCCTTTTTCTAACTCAACTGTGGTG GGATACGTAGATTCAAAAACAGCAACAGAGAAAGAGTTGCTCAAGTTTGGGGAGAGCGAGGAATCGATGAAATTGGAAGTGGTCACATTGGCGTGCGGCCTGATCGCCGGTGACACTCTCCATCCATCTCCAGCAGCAACCACCACTGTGACATTTTCTCAGTTCATCGACGAAAGTGAACCCTTCAAACTCCTAAGATTTCTTGAAGAGTTGGATGGTAAAGTCCCACTTGTACACATTGATGATGTTTGTGAAGCCCACATTTTCTGTATGGAACAAACTTCAATTCATGGCAGATTCTTGTGTGCAACTTCCTTCTTGTCATCTCCAGAAATTGCCAATTACTACCATCTTCACCATTCTCATTTGCAACAAAAACACGG GAAATTGGATGAAGTGGCCAAAAGGAACATCAAAATGAACTCCAAGAAGTTGATTGAGAGAGGTTTCATATACAAGTATGATGGTGACATGATACTTGAAGATGTTTTCCATTGCTGCAAAAACCAATTTCTTGGTTAA
- the LOC103483205 gene encoding anthocyanidin reductase ((2S)-flavan-3-ol-forming)-like isoform X1, which produces MNKLKRKVVRFKSRTKKEEKCQVATECVLPEGQGYVAASLIKKLLQNGHIVHTTLRNLDDESKVGVLKSLPNATNNLVLFEADIYKPHQFEAAITGTNFVFHIATPLHHTHGTQFGSTTEASVTATKMIAKFCAESGTVRRLIYTASVVSMSPMKDDGSGFKELFDESCWTPLNLSYPFSDSFVLGYMESKTITEKELLKFGESEESERLEVVSLVCGVIAGESPHLSLALSTLSTMAVLSQFIDDGKLFKYCRFLQELDGKVPLTHINDARDALIFCMEQSSIDGRFLCASSFLSSSDIANYYRLHHPQLKQKHGVSEEEVPHRNIKMNSNKLIERGFTYKYDGDMILEDAFRCCKNQNFLY; this is translated from the exons ATGAATAAATTAAAGAGAAAAGTTGTAAGGTTCAAAAGCCGAacgaagaaagaagaaaaatgtcAGGTTGCTACAGAGTGTGTGTTACCGGAGGGTCAGGGCTATGTAGCTGCTTCCCTCATTAAAAAACTTCTTCAAAACGGCCATATCGTCCATACAACTCTTCGAAACTTAG aTGATGAATCAAAGGTTGGGGTTTTAAAGAGCCTCCCAAATGCAACCAATAATTTGGTGTTGTTTGAAGCCGATATTTACAAACCCCATCAATTTGAAGCTGCCATTACAGGCACTAACTTTGTTTTCCATATCGCTACTCCTTTACACCACACTCATGGAACTCAG TTTGGGAGCACCACAGAAGCATCAGTTACAGCGACGAAGATGATAGCCAAATTTTGCGCGGAATCAGGAACGGTGAGGCGGTTGATCTACACGGCCTCTGTGGTGTCGATGTCGCCGATGAAGGACGACGGGAGTGGTTTCAAGGAGTTGTTTGATGAAAGCTGTTGGACGCCTCTTAATCTTTCCTATCCTTTCTCTGACTCATTTGTATTG GGATACATGGAATCAAAGACGATAACAGAAAAAGAGTTGCTTAAGTTTGGGGAGAGCGAGGAATCGGAAAGGTTGGAAGTGGTTTCGTTGGTGTGCGGCGTCATTGCTGGGGAGTCTCCTCATCTTTCTCTTGCTCTAAGCACGCTAAGCACCATGGCCGTATTATCTCAGTTCATTGACGATGGTAAACTCTTCAAATACTGTAGATTTCTTCAAGAATTGGATGGTAAAGTTCCACTCACACATATCAATGATGCTCGTGATGCCCTCATTTTCTGTATGGAACAAAGCTCAATCGATGGCAGATTCTTGTGTGCTAGTTCCTTCTTGTCTTCTTCAGATATTGCCAATTACTACCGTCTTCACCATCCTCAATTGAAACAAAAACACGG GGTATCCGAGGAAGAAGTTCCCCACAGAAACATCAAAATGAACTCCAATAAGCTTATTGAGAGAGGTTTCACATATAAATATGATGGTGATATGATACTTGAGGATGCTTTCCGTTGCTgcaaaaaccaaaattttctatattaa
- the LOC103483205 gene encoding putative anthocyanidin reductase isoform X2 has product MSGCCRVCVTGGSGYVAASLIKKLLQNGNIVHTTLRNLDDESKVGVLKSLPNATNNLVLFEADIYKPHQFEAAITGTNFVFHIATPLHHTHGTQFGSTTEASVTATKMIAKFCAESGTVRRLIYTASVVSMSPMKDDGSGFKELFDESCWTPLNLSYPFSDSFVLGYMESKTITEKELLKFGESEESERLEVVSLVCGVIAGESPHLSLALSTLSTMAVLSQFIDDGKLFKYCRFLQELDGKVPLTHINDARDALIFCMEQSSIDGRFLCASSFLSSSDIANYYRLHHPQLKQKHGVSEEEVPHRNIKMNSNKLIERGFTYKYDGDMILEDAFRCCKNQNFLY; this is encoded by the exons aTGTCAGGTTGCTGTAGAGTGTGTGTTACTGGAGGGTCAGGCTATGTAGCTGCTTCCCTCATTAAAAAACTTCTTCAAAACGGCAATATCGTCCATACAACTCTTCGAAACTTAG aTGATGAATCAAAGGTTGGGGTTTTAAAGAGCCTCCCAAATGCAACCAATAATTTGGTGTTGTTTGAAGCCGATATTTACAAACCCCATCAATTTGAAGCTGCCATTACAGGCACTAACTTTGTTTTCCATATCGCTACTCCTTTACACCACACTCATGGAACTCAG TTTGGGAGCACCACAGAAGCATCAGTTACAGCGACGAAGATGATAGCCAAATTTTGCGCGGAATCAGGAACGGTGAGGCGGTTGATCTACACGGCCTCTGTGGTGTCGATGTCGCCGATGAAGGACGACGGGAGTGGTTTCAAGGAGTTGTTTGATGAAAGCTGTTGGACGCCTCTTAATCTTTCCTATCCTTTCTCTGACTCATTTGTATTG GGATACATGGAATCAAAGACGATAACAGAAAAAGAGTTGCTTAAGTTTGGGGAGAGCGAGGAATCGGAAAGGTTGGAAGTGGTTTCGTTGGTGTGCGGCGTCATTGCTGGGGAGTCTCCTCATCTTTCTCTTGCTCTAAGCACGCTAAGCACCATGGCCGTATTATCTCAGTTCATTGACGATGGTAAACTCTTCAAATACTGTAGATTTCTTCAAGAATTGGATGGTAAAGTTCCACTCACACATATCAATGATGCTCGTGATGCCCTCATTTTCTGTATGGAACAAAGCTCAATCGATGGCAGATTCTTGTGTGCTAGTTCCTTCTTGTCTTCTTCAGATATTGCCAATTACTACCGTCTTCACCATCCTCAATTGAAACAAAAACACGG GGTATCCGAGGAAGAAGTTCCCCACAGAAACATCAAAATGAACTCCAATAAGCTTATTGAGAGAGGTTTCACATATAAATATGATGGTGATATGATACTTGAGGATGCTTTCCGTTGCTgcaaaaaccaaaattttctatattaa